The Rattus norvegicus strain BN/NHsdMcwi chromosome 9, GRCr8, whole genome shotgun sequence genome contains the following window.
attaaggggctggagtgatggctcagcggttaaaagcactgactgcgggggttggggatttagctcagtggtagagcgcttgcctaccaagcgcaaggccctaggttcggtccccagctctgaaaagaagaaaaaaaaaaaaaaaaaaaaagcactgactgctcttccagaggtcctgagttcaattcccagcaaccacatggtggcccacaaccatctgtaatgagatcggacgcccttttatggtgtgtctgaagacagctacaatgtacttatatataataaataaataaatctttaaaaaagaaaaaagattaaacttggctgtgatcccagcatttagaAGAGAGTTTAGAATAAGTTTGAGGGTAGATTAAGCTATATGAGACTCAGGGATCGGGGAGGCTCATGAATTGGGAACAGTTCTCCTAATTGGGAAACCGAGCGATGTTCTAGAAGGCAGAACATTACATTGTATCTGGACCTCTAGTGGGCAGTAAACTGACATAAGACCTGTGGGAGACCTGCCTGAGGGACCTAGAAAGATCACTTTAAACCGCCAGACTGCCCAGCCACTCAGTGCCAGCACCCCGGGATTTGCACTCACCTTCAGACTCTGGCATGGGCTCCCCACTGGTGATCCAGGCGTTGGCTTTGGGATCTAAGGCAGAAAGGGAGGTTCAGAGCCAGGAATCCACACAGGTGCTCggacatgcacacacgcacgcgcactcGCTACCCTGCAGCATCAAGCTCCCTTCTCCACTGCTGGTCTCACGGCTGTGTTGCTGAGCTCTCACATCtttgtagggtttttgtttggttggtttggtttggtttggtatggcttttggttttgttgattttttttttctgttcacaaTAGTATGGCCGAACTACTAAGGTTCAAGGTTCTATCCAAatgctttctccttccttcatgaACTGCGACCAGCCTTCTATCAGTGTTTAGAGGACTGGTCATATCTTAACCTTATCCTTTATAGGAATAAGGCTAAAAGCTTTTGTCCATTTCATGTCTCCAGTGTCCTGGCCATGGGCTGATGGCATATTGAGAATAAAAGAATGAATGGTTCTACCAGGGCCTCTAGACAAACATACGAAGTCACCTGGACCGTCTCCATGCCACACTCAGTATTGGAACCACAAGGATTATCTCACCCAGCAGCTCAATGGCTTTCGTGGTCCCGTACACATCCATCACCGCCCAGAGCGGGGCGCCCTGGACCAGCACGTCTTTGCGCAACAAGAGGGGGCGGCCAGCGTTGACCTTGGCGAAGAGCCATCCTCTACGGTTCACCCAGAAGCAGACCACATTCCCCGCACGAACGAAGCCCTCTGGAAGCAACGCTGCCCAAGTGGGGCTCTGCTCCTCCAGGTCCGGGCACACGAAGGGTGGCAGGCAGGACGCGGCCACTTGCGCAGGGTCCAGGCGCGTGAAGCCCACGCGGAGGCCACCGCACCAACCATCTTCGTGTCTCAGCACGCGCAGTGCTACACGCTCACCGGGCCATACAGGCCGCTGGCTGAACACGATACCATCGTGGAACGTGGAGCGCCTGCGCGCTGTGCTCCGCTGGTCATCCAGATGCACCTGTGCGCCCGTGGCGTCCCCGTGGAAACTAAGAGCCTCTCGGGGCACCTCGGCATCTGTGGAGCAGAGCAGGGAGCCAGTCAGTGAGGGCTCATTCTAACGTACAGGCTTTCCATGAAACGCCCAGCACCCTGGGCCACTCTGGCCTCCTCCTCCACCATTTCCATCACCCCCAGTTCCCTGGAGCCACCACCAGTCCCTAAACCACCTCAAGCCTCATCTcacaagccccagggatctgcttaAAGCCTGTTGGGCAGCACACTCTACCTGCCTTGGTCTATCAGCCTCCCCTGACCTCAGTTTCCTGCTTCTGCCTAGTACGAGAATTCTAAGAACCTACATGTGTACCAAGCCCTGTCTAAACTCACCCCTGAGCCATCAGCTTGCTTGCGTGGTggtgctgtaatcccagcactgtgaaaGTAATAACAAGTTCCTGGCCTGCCTGGGCAATagaaggagttccaggccaggccagcctgagctacataggcAGTGAACTCTtgttaaacaaaaagaaactaaagatttAGACATATGAACTCGGATGAATTTAATGGTTCTATTTCTTTTAACACTTACTTCTCCATTGAGTGCACAGTACTAGGATGCGTGgttggaggtgagaggacaacttgcaggagtcagttctccccttctacCTTGTGGTTTGGGGGATTGAACCATATGGTCCTTCAGCTTGTCTGCAAGCACCtaactcactgagccatttcgCCAGCCCCTAGATGAAGTGTCCCGCCTAGAGGAGCTGCCAGGCTGGCCGGCTCGCTGACGCGTGTGCGCCCTGCAGGTGGCTCACAATAGccctgctttctctctgcttctctgacctCCTTCTCTCACAGGTGAGCAGTATCAGCCCTCTCCCATTGAAGGTGATTGATTGAACTGATCCTGGAAGAGAGGGGGGACGCATCGGTTCCCCACAGCACAGGGGTGCAAGCTGAGAGCATGAGATGCCTAGGCCCCCCCAAGGCCTATAGTGAGCTTTGGGACTTTTGAAAGGCACTTGGCAGCCAGGAGGGAAAGTTCCCTGCTGGGCAACCCTTCTTAGCCTtggctgggagagagctggagttTCCTGGCCCAGATGATCAGATCAACAGCGACCTGCCTTTCCTCTTTAAGTGGGGGGATGGGGACTGAGAAGAGGAAGCTGGCTGCAAAAGAAAGATGAACTCAATCTGAACTTGAGTCAGACCCCGGAGGAGCCCCATCCCCCACCAGCTGGCTGTCCCCTGTTCCACTTGTAGATCACAGGTCTTCCTGCAGAGTCAGACATAGGACTGGGGTCCTGGTGCTACCTCCCCATCACGCAGCTGGGTCATAGCCACCACCGATGTGAAGGTCTCAAGTGAGGCCGATCAACAGAGCAGATGCTGGAAACAGCCCCTTGCAACCCTGCTGGTCCACCACAAAAGCAGAAATAGGCCCAAGCTGGAGCCCCAGCCTCATGCACTACAGCCTCCACGGAAAGGGTTCAGATCCCCTTCAGGTCTGGGAACTTTGAACTGCTTATCTTAAAATGGTAGCCAGTCCTCCTTGGCCTGATTGGCAGCTTGAGTGGGCAAAGCTCCAACCCCACTTAGGAGCCTTCCCAGGTGTCTTTGGGAGCTATGTCCTGTGTTACagggaagaagctgaagggacaCACTGGGGCCTCCATGGGTCCCTAGGTGAGCAGAGCACTTGAACTACCGTCTCTGGTCTGCATGCTCAGGCCTTATGTCCCTACATCCAGTGGCCTCTGGGATACTGCCTGGGTGTGGCTCCCAGGAGGTACTACCACTGGCAAGCCACAAGGGGCCTCTTGAGGCCGGGCCTTGCTACCCTCAATCTTTCATATGGCTTGTTTGGTTATTCACTGCACACGACCCAGGTAGAGTAGGGCTGAAGACCACCCTTACCCTGTCAGTCTCAAAAAGTTCTTCAGGACTTTGTCCCACACAGAAGCCCTGCCTTTCCTTTGTACTGAGCACTGCTTCCTGGCTTTACAACTGGGTCACAGTGGCGTGAAAAGGGTGGACACCTTTCTTCTGCCTTGCTCCTTCCACAGAGTCTTGCAGGAATATTCTCATCCTTTGACTGAACAATGTGACAGATCCCACTGCTGGGTTGGGCAGTGGCAGAGGTGGGCACAAGCTAGATATGGCTCTCTAATCGGGTTTGTCCCAATTGGCAGGGTCAGCACATGGTTCCGAGCCTTCTCTACCAAGACCTAGAGAATTCTTGTTCTGGGCCCCATTTCCAGGCCAGATCCTGAGGCTCCATGAACCATAGAGGCGGTCCTTCTCCAGTGACCCCACCTTTGTGCTACACACTGATGTAGGCTAGCCTTGATCTAGACTGCTAGGAAGTTGGGGACATGCAAGCCATGTCTTTGGGGTCATCTCCAGCCCTGGGCAGATGAAGACAAATTATTGTCTCTACTGCAAAGCTCTGGGGATTTTAGGGATGGATGCTCAGCCACCAGTGCTCCATGATGGCCTCCCAACTATCAACGCCTTCAGCATCAAGGCCTTTGGGATACTAGGTACCCAGGCAGCCCTTTGCAGCCTCCTGTTCTCTCTGCACCCCGTTTGGAAGCTCAGGAAAGGTCCTTTCCTGTCCTCTCAGCCCCAAGGAAATCACAGGCTCAGCTAcacagtctcagtctctctctctctctctctctctctctctctctctctctctctctctctctttctctctctctctctctctcgcgcgcacaagcacacacacacacacacacacacacacacacacactcacgcacaaacCTGCACCTGTTACACTTCATCCCTTTTGGCATTGTTACCGCCCTGCCTTGAATCCAAACACAGCTGCCCTGGCAGAGGTGGCTCTGGGCGTGGCCGCCCACTGTGAGTGAGCCTTGGGTGCTTGCCACGGGGCCCTACGCAGGGGCGCTGATTGGCTTTCAGGGGCAGGTCTAGGGTGCCTGGTCCTGGTCTCTGATCTAAGGCGTGGCATACTATCTCCTGCCCactcacccaggtccctctgcTATGGGACACGTGACCACAGGTATAGGTAAGTGTCTCAGAGAAACTTCCTGTCATATTACTATTTAGACATCTACATTTGGAGCCCTGAAGGACAGCAGGGGCCGTGGCAGTATTGTCCCACCCTTCAGATGAGAAAAACCGAGGGCCCACAAGACAAAATGACTTGCCCACGGTGCCACCGCCCATTAGGCAAAGCTGAAGTCCCACGTTTTCCCACCAGTCCTCCTAAGCTCTACCCTTTTCCCCAGTCCAGCTTTGATTCTCCCTTATCCAGTTCCTAAAGACTGGTTACAAGtagtgggtgggggaggaggaggaggaggggtgtgtATCTTGGCAGCCATCTTGGGTTGAGACACCCGGCCTCTGCTGGCTTCCTGGGAAGACTGAAAGCTCACTCTCTCACGCAGCCCAGACTATGAAGAAACCCACTCTAGGAGCCAATGAGGTCTCCGTTCTCCCCGTTCCAGACCTCCCACCCGTACTCCTTGCAGCCAGGACTCCAGAAGCCAGCTCCAGTCATACAGGAAATCTACTTACTGGCCTCAGGGCTGAGGCGAGAACCCATTAGCTTGGGCTCCTCCTGGGGCACAAGTCCCTGGGTCTGGAGATGTCTGTGAAGGCCAGTGGTCTGGGCTCCAAGACTCCAAAGGTTTTCCCTTTTATAGGCTGGCGATCACGTTCCAGAGTTGATGATTAATTAGATGCTGTCACGCATGACGATATCCGGGACTTTCCCCATGACCTCTCGTGGCTCACAGTGGACTGCTACAGCAAGCTGGcctgagaaaagaaaggaagcagggaCTGTAACTGTGGCCACAGCTGACGGTTCTTTCGGTTCGACTTCTAATCAGCCCTTGTCTGTGAATTATAATCACATGTTAGTAAACACCCGTGCCCCGCCCCCCCCACTCCACCCTCCCCTACAAAGACTGTGGTGGCCCCAGCTTGGGGTGAGATCTGGGCATCAAGAGTTTCAAAGAGCATGCAGGAACTCTGATATGCAGCCGGCATGGAGACCAACCCGACATACAGTAGGCGCACAGCACTGCTGAAGTAGGTTAACTGAGCTAAACCCTAGGATCTATGAAGTTGAGCCTGCCCAGTGGCAAGGTTGATTTAGAggtttacaaaaaagaaaaaaaaaaaacaaaaacaaaaacaaaaaacctagacAGGTCCCTCGGGTACCTGGAAATGTGCTAGACAGGACTTGGGGGTTGACTGAGGAAGGAAATAGAGGGTTAGAAACCCAGGTTGTTCCGGCTGTGCTACCTTATGCagatctcttcctcttcttcaggtCTGATGTTCTGCTCTGAGGACCTCTTCCAGCCAGCATGCCGTGCCTAAGTGAGAAGAAGTGGCCAGAGGAAGGTGGGTGTCATCTGCGTAGCCCTGGTTACCTCAGACGTTGCTGTGACCCCTGGACTTTCTCTTTCCGGCCACACCCTTACTGGGTGCCCTTTGTCTCTGCAGAGTATATAACTCCTGCCAAGGCCACAGGTAGCTGCTCCAGAGCCTGTCCCAGCCACTTGGGCCAGAGACCTGTggctctttgttttttcttttttctttttttttttttctttttttttttctttctttttttttttttttttttttctggagctggagaccgaacccagggccttgcacttgctaggcaagcgctctaccactgagctaaatccccaaccccggagacCTGTGGCTCTTAAAGGCTGCAGTTGGCCAGTGCCCTGGCTGACTCAATCTAAGAGGCTCAGGTTCCTGGCAGGTCTCTGGACAGTTCTGGAGGCTCCTTCTTCGCTGGGCTTTACCTGCAGCACTGGCTGCCTTGAGTGGCCACCCAGGGCTGGAGCCAAGAAATCCTTGATTATCCATGCTCCGCCCCCCCCATAGAGGAATGTGGGTGCCTGCTCTGCAGCTTTCTCCTTTATAGAAAATTACTGGGCTAGCTGCAAACCAGCAGGCAGGTGGTGTGGTCCCCGGACAGGACCTGTAGCCTGGTCAGTCCAGCAGCCAGCGGATGGAAAAGGCAAGTCCAGAGACACCCACGTCCACGTGCATTAACTACCCCACTGATGGGGCTCAGGATGTGCCACTCTAGACAGGCTTCCTACATctgggaggaagcagagacagggaggtCTTTACCCTCACCTTTCTCCCACGAAACCAGCCCTGAGCTCCTCACGCTGTGCTTACCACAGACATCAGGGCTGGGTAGAACCGGAACAGATTGCTCCTTCTAGGCCCCGCCCTGCTCATCACCATGTGTTCACACTCACCTTTGCTCCAGTGTCCTCTCTATAATAGGATTTACAGTGACTCGTGGGCTCAACTTCAGACCGtcctacagacacacagacctcCCATTTCTCTGGCCCTTCCACTccatttttgaaacaaggtcccAGATAGCCCAGCCTTGCCACAACCTTAAAcccccaatcctcctgcctccacccttcAGTGATGGTGAGATGACTCTTACCTGCTGCTAAGCCTGAcccagggacccacatggtagatggAGAAGACTGACAGCTGCCCTCTGACCGTCACACATGTGTcatagcatgtgtgtgtccacaccCACAAAAGCAAATCAtgacacgcacacacgcatgagTTTCATGACTGCCAGGCAAACACCTTAGCAGCTTAGCTATATCCCCAGACCAGTAGCATTCtccttctttgacttttttttaaagttttattctttgacaatctcatacatgtatatagtgTGGTTTTtcaatcttaaatttttattcttattattttaattatgtatattggtgtgtctgtatgtagctATGTGCCCCTGAGTGTGGGAGTCCTACtcatgtatgttgtgtgtgtctgtatgtagctATGTGCCCCTGAGTGTGGGAGTCCTACTCATGTATgttgtttgtgtctgtatatagCTATGTACCTCTGAGTGTGGGAGTCCTACTCATGTAcattgtatgtgtctgtatggaGCTTTGTGCCCCTAAGTGTGGCagtccttggaagccagaagctgCAGATCGTCCTGGAGCTGGtcatacaggcagttgtgagccccgACGATTCAGGTCGTCTGGAGGATCAGTAAGTGCTCTGAACCATCAAACCTTATCTCCATAACAACCCTGCTCCTCCTGTCCCCTCCTACCCTATCTGGACTCATTCTTCTCCCTTAGAGATCCCGCTCCAACTTTcattcctgtttgtttgtttgtttgtttgtttgtttgtttttatggccCACTGAGTTTAGTTACGCTTGCCTGcagacacatgcatgtgtgcatggttaCTGAATGCCTCACAGGCAACTTTTTCAAAGATGACTCCCCCTCCCTTAGCAGACAGTAACTACCAAGAACCTTCCACTTGGGATGGATCCTTGTTTGCCGCTCCCCGATCTGAGTTTTTATTTCTGGAAGGCTCTGGGTATCATGAAGCTTACATCCGTCCTAAGTGAATGCACTCTACACCAGAGGGCCCTGGGGACTCCACACCGGGCGAGCTGTGCAGTCAGCCAAGGTGCACAGCAGCAGATAAaggaaatctgtgtgtgtgtgtgtatgtgtgtgtgtgtgtgtgtgtgtgtgtgtgtgtgtgcgcgcgcgcgcgcgcgcgcgcacgaaATGCAGCTTCAGCCAGTCATAAAGAGTAGAGTTATGTCATTTGCAGGGAAATGGTCAGAGTTAGGGATAGTCATGTGAAATGAAACAAGTcggactcagaaagacaaacatcactAATGCAAATTTAGGAGAGTAAGGCTGCCAGGAGATGTATCAGCGATAGAGTGCTTACCCAACACGCACCAGGTCCAGGTTCAATCCCTGGtagtgggggaggaaggaaggaagacagtcCAAGGGACTCTGTGGATGCTTCATTGTCTTGAGACAGATTTCACTGTTTATCTCAAGCTGGTTTGGAACTCAAGGCAATCCCCCTGCCTTGGTCTCCAAAGTTCTGGGGtcacaggtgtgagccactatgctCAGCTAGAAGGCACTCtttggaaagaggaaggggatccatgagggaaagaaacagaaggcaGTGGGGGTTAAACATGACCAAAGCacattacatgtgtgtgtgtcgaTGGCATGAGGAAGCCATTGCTTTGTACTGTGAACGTACAGTAGTCAAAAATGTGTGCGCCTCCTCTGTCAGTCTGTCGCATGTACCAAGGGTCCTAGTCATTACCCTTGTGAGGGAAAGGACAGAGACTATTCCCCTAGACATCGTTGTTATAAACCCAATACTGTACTAACCCAACAGTCCTCAGAAAGGGTCTATCTGTAACCTCTCCCATTCCACAGAAGAGGAGACTGAGGCACAAGAAGCACAAACAGTTCCGGGAAGATGACTCAATGGGTGAAGGGACTTGCTTGCCACAGAGCCCTGGCAACCTGAGTgtgatctctggaacccacaagggtagaaggagagaaccgattCCAAATCCCCTGACCCACacgcccatacacatacacatacacatacacatacacatacacatacacatacacatacacatacacatacacatacacatagactgagttttaaaaattgagtttgagatcagcttgggatatgtgagaccctgtccaaaaaagaaggaag
Protein-coding sequences here:
- the Neurl3 gene encoding E3 ubiquitin-protein ligase NEURL3 encodes the protein MGSRLSPEANAEVPREALSFHGDATGAQVHLDDQRSTARRRSTFHDGIVFSQRPVWPGERVALRVLRHEDGWCGGLRVGFTRLDPAQVAASCLPPFVCPDLEEQSPTWAALLPEGFVRAGNVVCFWVNRRGWLFAKVNAGRPLLLRKDVLVQGAPLWAVMDVYGTTKAIELLDPKANAWITSGEPMPESEVTSGEECVICFHNTANTRLMPCGHSQFCGSCAWHIFKDTARCPMCRWQIEEVAVEPSVKSGEGS